From a region of the Methylomonas rapida genome:
- a CDS encoding type II toxin-antitoxin system HicA family toxin, translating to MNSKQLIKQLEQDGWYLARVKGSHHQFKHPTKPGLVTVKHPDSDIPKPTLHSIYRQAGWR from the coding sequence ATGAACAGCAAGCAACTGATTAAGCAACTGGAACAAGACGGCTGGTATCTGGCGCGGGTCAAAGGCTCACACCACCAATTCAAGCACCCCACCAAACCCGGTTTGGTCACCGTCAAGCATCCAGACAGCGACATTCCAAAACCCACGTTGCACAGTATTTACCGGCAAGCCGGTTGGCGTTAA
- a CDS encoding type II toxin-antitoxin system HicB family antitoxin, translated as MKFTVVLHTDDGHHYGVIVPDLPGCFSAGDGIDEALSSVIEAIDLHVETLLEDGGDIPARLPIDAHKDNPDFAGGIWAVVDAPIEKYFGPAEKINITLPKLLLAKIDSYAKAHGATRSGFLADAARSAMR; from the coding sequence ATGAAATTTACCGTTGTTTTGCATACTGATGATGGTCATCATTACGGGGTCATCGTGCCTGATCTTCCCGGCTGTTTTTCCGCCGGTGACGGCATCGATGAGGCGCTGTCATCCGTCATAGAAGCCATTGACCTGCATGTTGAAACATTGCTGGAAGACGGCGGCGATATTCCGGCACGTTTGCCCATCGATGCGCACAAAGACAATCCTGATTTTGCCGGCGGTATTTGGGCGGTCGTTGACGCGCCCATTGAAAAATACTTTGGCCCGGCGGAAAAAATCAACATTACCTTACCCAAGCTGTTACTGGCCAAGATCGATAGCTATGCTAAGGCGCATGGCGCTACCCGCTCAGGGTTTCTGGCCGATGCGGCGCGCTCTGCCATGCGGTAA
- a CDS encoding helix-turn-helix domain-containing protein produces the protein MKEIITCEPLAVSEETAAKLLDVSVSTIQKLRRQGKLIGKLVSDGSVRIPFQMLKDHLEAAPESNLLPPPNCAEGGKTSRSNAKRKQMALSGADNAQL, from the coding sequence ATGAAAGAGATTATTACCTGTGAACCCCTGGCAGTCAGCGAAGAAACCGCCGCCAAGCTGCTAGACGTGTCCGTATCGACCATTCAAAAACTGCGGCGCCAGGGTAAGCTGATTGGCAAGCTCGTATCAGACGGCAGCGTCAGAATCCCCTTTCAAATGCTGAAAGACCACCTGGAGGCGGCCCCCGAATCCAATCTATTGCCGCCGCCCAATTGCGCGGAAGGCGGCAAAACCAGCCGCAGCAACGCCAAGCGAAAGCAAATGGCGTTATCCGGCGCTGATAATGCCCAATTGTAG
- a CDS encoding 3'-5' exonuclease: protein MNDIMIDLETLSTRHDAAILSIGLCLFDITTGKIGQSYQTKINMEDVTWFGHISADTVEWWLKQPKEAQARLLDGEKIYLAEALNRLSAWSRMAHNIWSNGASFDLVILRSAYERHGLTTPWHYWQERDTRTLVDIAKRITGIDAKKETPFDGTQHDALSDAIHQAKYVSKAFELLQTGVTR from the coding sequence ATGAACGACATCATGATCGATTTAGAAACCCTGAGTACGCGGCACGATGCAGCGATATTGAGTATCGGACTCTGCCTGTTCGACATTACCACTGGGAAAATAGGCCAAAGCTATCAAACCAAAATCAACATGGAAGATGTGACGTGGTTTGGCCACATTAGTGCGGATACCGTCGAGTGGTGGCTAAAACAGCCAAAAGAAGCGCAGGCAAGACTGCTGGATGGCGAAAAAATTTACCTGGCCGAAGCATTGAACAGACTTTCGGCTTGGTCAAGAATGGCGCATAACATCTGGAGCAACGGCGCTAGTTTCGATTTGGTTATATTGCGCAGCGCATACGAACGCCACGGGCTAACGACCCCATGGCACTATTGGCAAGAACGCGACACCCGCACGTTGGTAGACATCGCCAAGCGTATCACCGGCATAGATGCCAAAAAAGAAACCCCGTTCGACGGCACCCAACACGACGCCCTGTCAGACGCAATACATCAAGCCAAGTACGTCAGCAAAGCCTTTGAGTTGCTGCAAACCGGTGTAACGCGATGA
- a CDS encoding glycoside hydrolase family 108 protein, whose product MSFNIHHEIEQILKREGGFVNHPADRGGPTNMGITQKTLTLWLAREATVADVEKLSKQTARDIYYSQYYIKPRINDLPELIRPIVFDMVVNSGKRGIKLLQDALNCHGYDCGKADGRIGPKTSAAAKVAAQHMGNELIKVLVRRRVIFYEGLVKADPTQRVFLSGWINRAESFLPTDVA is encoded by the coding sequence ATGAGCTTTAACATCCACCACGAAATCGAACAAATCCTCAAGCGCGAAGGCGGCTTTGTGAATCATCCCGCCGACCGCGGCGGCCCCACCAACATGGGCATCACCCAAAAAACCCTCACGCTGTGGCTAGCCCGCGAAGCGACGGTAGCCGACGTTGAAAAGCTCAGCAAACAAACCGCGCGAGACATTTATTACAGCCAGTATTACATCAAACCCAGAATCAACGACCTGCCGGAACTGATCCGCCCCATCGTCTTTGACATGGTGGTCAACAGCGGCAAGCGCGGCATCAAGCTGCTGCAGGATGCGCTGAATTGCCACGGCTACGACTGCGGCAAAGCGGACGGCCGCATCGGCCCCAAAACCAGCGCCGCCGCCAAAGTCGCCGCCCAACACATGGGCAATGAGCTGATCAAAGTCTTGGTCCGCCGAAGAGTGATTTTCTATGAGGGCTTGGTCAAAGCAGATCCTACCCAGCGCGTGTTTTTGTCAGGATGGATCAACCGCGCAGAATCCTTTTTGCCGACGGACGTCGCGTGA